A DNA window from Rhipicephalus sanguineus isolate Rsan-2018 chromosome 8, BIME_Rsan_1.4, whole genome shotgun sequence contains the following coding sequences:
- the LOC119403176 gene encoding putative nuclease HARBI1, with protein MTYLKASLQTNNMAADDNFAQFVDYVNRNEDILNGTAYAYASPSRRTLKDRLNPMEAYDEHEFLCRYRFTKSAVKKLLAVLPLQENADGRGFPLPPLMQLLIALRFYGAGTFQLVSGDLVNVSQPTVSRVVKRISALLAETLFPVLVKFPEASQVSGVMEEFYKIGKFPGVSGCIDCTHVPIRSPGGDDAEVYRNRKGYFSINVQGITGPDLQFYDVVASWPGSAHDSRIFDSSRARVMYETGAITGILLGDMGYACRSYLMTPLKDPQRGSPEYRYNKSQSRTRNSVERVFGIWKRRFPCLQMTLQIDTSTSLTVITACAALHNLARMLRDPCPPDLQPQTAPSVQQPTSALPNGQLQMGTQDTDGFRTRERIIRNYFS; from the exons ATGACCTACCTTAAGGCTTCCTTGCAGACAAACAACATGGCGGCGGACGACAACTTCGCGCAGTTCGTTGATTATGTGAACCGCAATGAAGACATACTGAACGGCACAGCGTACGCATACGCGTCACCGTCGCGGCGAACTCTCAAGGACCGACTGAACCCTATGGAGGCTTACGACGAGCACGAATTCTTGTGTCGTTACCGCTTCACAAAAAGTGCCGTGAAGAAGTTGCTTGCTGTGCTGCCTCTGCAGGAAAACGCCGACGGTCGTGGGTTTCCTTTGCCGCCTCTCATGCAGCTGCTTATTGCATTGCGATTCTATGGAGCGGGCACGTTTCAACTTGTGAGCGGCGACCTTGTCAATGTCTCGCAGCCAACTGTGTCACGAGTAGTCAAGCGGATATCTGCCTTGCTTGCAGAAACACTGTTTCCCGTACTAGTGAAATTTCCCGAAGCGTCGCAAGTGAGTGGCGTTATGGAGGAATTCTACAAGATCGGCAAATTCCCGGGTGTCAGCGGATGCATAGACTGCACGCATGTGCCTATCAGGAGCCCCGGCGGTGACGACGCCGAAGTATACCGCAACCGGAAAGGATACTTTTCAATCAATGTACAG GGAATCACAGGGCCAGACTTGCAGTTCTACGATGTAGTGGCCAGCTGGCCAGGGTCTGCCCACGACAGCAGAATTTTCGACAGCAGCCGTGCCCGAGTGATGTACGAGACGGGTGCCATCACCGGGATTCTGCTTGGAGACATGGGCTACGCCTGCCGCTCGTATCTCATGACTCCTCTCAAAGATCCTCAACGAGGCAGCCCCGAATACAG GTACAACAAGTCACAGTCACGAACAAGGAACAGTGTGGAACGTGTGTTCGGCATCTGGAAGAGGAGGTTTCCGTGCCTTCAAATGACGCTACAAATCGACACAAGCACTTCCCTCACAGTGATAACAGCATGTGCAGCTCTACACAACCTAGCCAGAATGCTGCGTGACCCATGCCCTCCGGATCTACAGCCCCAGACTGCACCGAGTGTTCAGCAGCCTACATCGGCACTGCCAAACGGACAGCTTCAGATGGGAACCCAAGACACCGACGGCTTTAGAACCCGTGAACGTATCATTAGAAATTATTTTTCCTAA